Genomic window (Streptomyces sp. SLBN-31):
GGGCGGCCCCGGCGGGGGAGGCGCTGCTGGTCAGGGGGGACCGGGGCGGGAGCCCTAGCCCTCGGGACGCTTGATGCCCTCCAGGAGCATGTCCAGCCACTCCGCCACCTTGTCGCGGTGCTGGTCGGTGGGGAGTTGGGCGGCCCGCCAGGCGATGCCGCGGACGCCGTGGTCCTGCAGCAGCTTCTCCAGGGGGTCCGCGGCGGCGGTCGCCTCGTCGCGTTCGGCCAGCTTCTGCAGAAGTTCCTGTTCGGTGCCCTGCAGCGCGGTGGTGAGGGCCTCGGGGTCCTCGGCGGTGAGGAAGCCGGCGTGGACGCGGAAGAAGCGCTGGATGGCGTCGCAGTGCTCCATGGTGGGGCGGCGGTCGCCGTTGATCAGGGCCCCGGCCTGCTGACGCGACATGCCCGCGCCGTCGGCGATCTCCTGCTGCGTGTACTTGCGGCCGTTGGGCTTCAGCCGGGTGCGACGCAGCAGGTCCAGACGTTGCAGGAAGCGGGCCTGGACGTCCGGTTCGCCTGCCGGGCGGCCGGCCAGGAGGGCCCTGACGACGGGTTCGGGAACGCCGGAGGCGACCGAGAGGCGGCGGGTGTCGAAGATCTCCGTGTGCGCCACGCCGAGCCGGTCGG
Coding sequences:
- a CDS encoding helix-turn-helix transcriptional regulator — protein: MTDGFEAPGTTPATAALSAVVARVGTLADRLGVAHTEIFDTRRLSVASGVPEPVVRALLAGRPAGEPDVQARFLQRLDLLRRTRLKPNGRKYTQQEIADGAGMSRQQAGALINGDRRPTMEHCDAIQRFFRVHAGFLTAEDPEALTTALQGTEQELLQKLAERDEATAAADPLEKLLQDHGVRGIAWRAAQLPTDQHRDKVAEWLDMLLEGIKRPEG